The Dissulfuribacter thermophilus genome contains the following window.
CCACATACCTTGAGGCATTTGAACATGCACTTTTTAGGACGTTTTTGTCCTTCTTGTACCTTTTCGATGAACTCTCCCGTAATTGCCCTACCTGGGAGACCAACAGGACTAATTATTATTTTTACATCCTCTTCCTTGGCTTTTAGGTAGGCTTCTTTAAATTCACGGGATGCATCGCATTCCTCAGTGGCAACAAATCTGGTCCCCATCTGGACCCCTGATGCTCCAAGCTTCATAATATTGTATATGTCTTGTCCTGTATAAATGCCACCAGCTGCAATTACAGGAATTGACCTGCCGGCTTTGTCTTCCAGGGGTTTAACTGCCTCAACTACTTTGGGTATGAGATTTTCAATTTTATTTTCTGGCTTGTCTAGATCTTCGGGTTTGAATCCCAGATGCCCTCCAGCAAGAGGCCCTTCCACTACGACTCCATCTGGCATTCTCCCAAAATGTTCATGCCACCGCCTTGCAATAATGGTGACTGCCCGAGGAGACGAGACAATGGGTATCAGTTTTGTGTTGGAGTCTTCTGGAACCAGAGATGGTAGTTTCAATGGGAGGCCTGCCCCACTGATAATGATGTCTGCCCCAGCCTCAACAGAGATTTTAACAATCTCATCGTAATCCTCTAAGGCCACCATTATATTGACCCCAATTGGGCCTCCAGAGGCCATCTCTTTTGCCTTTTTTATTTCCTCATATAGGACCCGAAAGGTGGTCTCTCTAGGTTTTTTGTGAAACTCTGGGTCCTTGAATCCTATGAGCACGGCGGCTATAACACCTATGC
Protein-coding sequences here:
- a CDS encoding NAD(P)H-dependent flavin oxidoreductase; the encoded protein is MKIPGLKIGDIETRLPIIQGGMGVGISMSSLASAVARSGGIGVIAAVLIGFKDPEFHKKPRETTFRVLYEEIKKAKEMASGGPIGVNIMVALEDYDEIVKISVEAGADIIISGAGLPLKLPSLVPEDSNTKLIPIVSSPRAVTIIARRWHEHFGRMPDGVVVEGPLAGGHLGFKPEDLDKPENKIENLIPKVVEAVKPLEDKAGRSIPVIAAGGIYTGQDIYNIMKLGASGVQMGTRFVATEECDASREFKEAYLKAKEEDVKIIISPVGLPGRAITGEFIEKVQEGQKRPKKCMFKCLKVCGYPNTPYCIGSALINAQRGNLKAGFVFCGHNVWRVDKIVPVAELMRELEEGFIKAAEKD